One part of the Neodiprion virginianus isolate iyNeoVirg1 chromosome 3, iyNeoVirg1.1, whole genome shotgun sequence genome encodes these proteins:
- the LOC124301013 gene encoding venom allergen 3-like, translating to MCLYPQNGASSRCPNSKPVPLTYYEKMSILNKHNELRQKVARGEEPRGNPGPQPPASDMNWLRWDEELAQIAQRWADQCTINPHDTCRNVERFRVGQNVMKHWTTSSRSPSLVPFVEAWYDEVQLFDSRDVAAFRFNASWGHYSQLVWGETMFVGCGRSSYMDSGFHHTRFVCNYGPAGNVITQKVYTVGKARYLA from the exons CAAAACGGAGCGTCCAGTCGTTGCCCTAATTCGAAACCAGTTCCGTTGACGTATTACGAGAAGATGTCAATCCTCAACAAGCATAACGAACTAAGACAGAAAGTTGCCAGAGGGGAAGAACCTCGTGGTAATCCTGGACCCCAGCCTCCAGCCAGCGACATGAATTGGCTG AGATGGGACGAGGAATTGGCACAGATTGCTCAACGTTGGGCTGATCAGTGCACGATAAATCCTCACGACACGTGCAGGAATGTCG AAAGATTTCGCGTCGGTCAAAACGTCATGAAGCACTGGACAACGTCTAGCAGAAGTCCGTCTCTCGTACCATTCGTCGAGGCTTGGTACGACGAGGTCCAATTATTCGACAGTCGCGATGTTGCTGCGTTTAG atTCAACGCATCATGGGGACACTACAGTCAGCTCGTTTGGGGGGAAACGATGTTCGTTGGTTGTGGAAGATCGAGTTATATGGACAGCGGATTTCACCACACTAGATTTGTCTGCAATTACGGGCCTGCTGGAAATGTCATCACTCAAAAGGTTTACACTGTTGGTAAAGCTCGGTACCTCGCTTAG